In the Pirellulales bacterium genome, one interval contains:
- a CDS encoding FHA domain-containing protein — protein MKAKLVLISPDAETKEFKLALPTKIGRGQEAKLKLLHPLVSRVHCEIYELDEQLMVRDMASLNGTFVDDERVADEMALPSGCRLTVGSAQFHVLYGDDYDRPPPAKKVKSDAPTKLADETVPMSSVPAGVADGEQDSEPWNLGGSPAEKSESHQDTRTLDFDFLSDDEPPETVPGPAAGTAAPAKPAAPVKPAAAAKPGANVAPSKPGATKPAAAGRPQNPAEMADDEEIAASGRAFSASGRAPAAASAQTPIPPADESDEMLAEPAEEPASGEDDADLDDFFRSIM, from the coding sequence ATGAAGGCCAAATTGGTTTTGATTTCGCCCGATGCCGAGACCAAAGAATTCAAGCTCGCGCTGCCGACGAAAATCGGCCGCGGCCAGGAAGCCAAGCTCAAGTTGCTGCACCCGCTGGTGAGCCGCGTTCACTGCGAGATTTACGAGCTGGATGAACAGTTGATGGTGCGCGACATGGCGTCGCTCAATGGCACGTTCGTCGACGACGAGCGCGTCGCCGACGAGATGGCGCTGCCCAGCGGTTGCCGATTGACGGTCGGCTCGGCGCAATTTCACGTCCTCTATGGCGACGATTACGATCGTCCGCCGCCTGCGAAGAAGGTGAAATCCGACGCGCCGACGAAACTCGCCGACGAAACGGTGCCGATGTCGTCCGTGCCGGCGGGAGTCGCCGATGGCGAGCAGGATTCCGAGCCATGGAACCTGGGCGGATCGCCGGCCGAGAAATCGGAATCGCACCAAGACACGCGGACGCTTGATTTCGATTTCCTTTCTGACGACGAGCCGCCGGAAACCGTGCCGGGGCCGGCCGCTGGCACTGCCGCGCCGGCGAAGCCCGCCGCGCCGGTAAAGCCGGCCGCGGCGGCAAAGCCCGGGGCAAACGTGGCGCCTTCCAAGCCCGGGGCCACGAAGCCAGCCGCAGCCGGCCGGCCCCAGAATCCGGCTGAAATGGCCGACGACGAGGAAATCGCGGCTTCAGGCCGGGCATTTTCAGCTTCGGGTCGCGCTCCTGCGGCGGCGTCGGCGCAAACGCCGATTCCGCCTGCCGATGAAAGCGACGAAATGCTCGCCGAACCTGCCGAGGAGCCAGCCAGCGGCGAGGACGACGCCGACTTGGACGATTTCTTCCGCTCGATCATGTAA
- a CDS encoding ASCH domain-containing protein, with translation MLLFKKKFLEQIRSGEKTQTIRLWKFRRMRAGQRSYIPGAGYIEITAVDEVALPDLTDEDALRDGFPSADALRREVQDLYPKQIADGHRAYRLIFRLMSAEETRVIKENRRPKARVKKGGA, from the coding sequence ATGCTGCTGTTCAAAAAAAAGTTTCTCGAGCAGATTCGTTCGGGCGAGAAAACGCAAACGATTCGGCTTTGGAAATTTCGCCGCATGCGGGCCGGCCAGCGGAGCTACATCCCCGGAGCAGGATATATCGAGATCACGGCCGTCGATGAAGTGGCACTACCGGATCTGACGGACGAAGACGCTCTCCGCGACGGCTTTCCAAGCGCCGACGCCTTGCGCCGCGAAGTGCAGGATCTGTACCCGAAACAAATCGCCGACGGCCATCGCGCCTATCGCCTGATTTTCCGGCTGATGTCGGCGGAGGAAACGCGGGTTATCAAGGAAAATCGTCGGCCCAAGGCCCGGGTCAAGAAGGGCGGGGCCTAG
- a CDS encoding alpha/beta hydrolase, translating into MNTSIKLCALMVAAWCGAALAADAPKNDTRSPSDVVAHRNIEYVPNGGKSQSLDLYLPAKADKPLPLVVYIHGGGWQAGSKEGCWALPEVKRGYAAASLNYRLSQEAIFPAQIQDCQAAIRWLRANAKKYNINPDKIGVWGDSAGGHLSALLGTAGGKKAFPPIGENRNESDRVQAVCDWYGPTDFLNFASQMPADDGLHPNSPNSPLSKLFGGPVAEHKALALSAGPLHYVDKNCPPFLIEHVTGDNIVPIAQSEELADALKKAGVEVTLIKFEGKGHGVGMRSKPDWMDPISAFFDKELKD; encoded by the coding sequence ATGAACACAAGCATAAAGCTCTGCGCCCTGATGGTTGCCGCATGGTGCGGCGCCGCGCTGGCTGCCGACGCGCCAAAGAACGACACGCGTTCGCCGTCCGATGTCGTCGCGCACCGCAATATCGAATACGTTCCAAACGGTGGAAAATCGCAATCGCTCGATCTCTATCTGCCTGCCAAGGCCGACAAGCCGCTGCCGCTCGTCGTCTACATCCACGGCGGCGGCTGGCAGGCGGGTTCGAAAGAGGGTTGCTGGGCCTTGCCGGAAGTGAAACGCGGCTATGCGGCCGCGAGCCTCAACTATCGGCTCAGCCAGGAGGCAATCTTCCCCGCCCAGATTCAAGATTGCCAGGCGGCAATTCGCTGGCTGCGGGCCAATGCGAAGAAATATAATATCAATCCCGACAAGATCGGCGTGTGGGGCGATTCAGCCGGCGGACATCTTTCGGCGTTGCTCGGCACCGCCGGCGGCAAGAAAGCGTTCCCGCCGATCGGCGAAAATCGAAATGAATCGGATCGAGTGCAGGCCGTTTGCGACTGGTATGGCCCGACCGATTTTCTTAACTTCGCATCGCAAATGCCCGCCGACGACGGGCTCCATCCCAACAGTCCGAATTCGCCGCTGAGCAAGCTATTCGGCGGCCCGGTGGCGGAGCACAAGGCACTTGCCCTGTCGGCGGGCCCATTGCACTATGTCGACAAGAATTGCCCGCCATTCTTGATCGAGCACGTGACAGGCGACAACATCGTGCCGATTGCGCAGAGCGAAGAACTGGCCGACGCGCTGAAGAAAGCCGGCGTCGAAGTGACGCTCATCAAGTTTGAAGGCAAGGGCCACGGCGTCGGCATGCGGTCGAAGCCCGACTGGATGGATCCCATCTCGGCGTTCTTCGACAAGGAATTGAAAGATTAG